The DNA window TGGCGAACGGAACATCAACAACACCAATAAGAACACGCCAACTACCGACGCCAGGCCAATAGTCGAAATATCTCGCTCGGCCTGTTGGCTGGCATAGTTGCTGTAAAACAGCGTACCGCGGTTGAGTACCTCTGCCCCCGGCCAGCGCTGCTGCAGTTGCTGTTGAATCGCGCTCAGTTTGTCCACCGTGCGCCGGGCACTGCTGATGTCATAAGAAGAGGCGCTCAACTCGGCGTGCAGCAGATACCAACTGCGGCCCTGTGTATCACGCGCCACCAGCCAACCATTGGACAAGCTCAGCAGACCACCGTTTTGCTGCTGAGCCAACTGCGAGGCTCGCACCAGCATCAGCGGATCGTTAGCCAGTTCCTTGCCGCTGACCCCGGCGAAGGCAGAATAGAGTTGCCCGAGGATCCACTGACTTTGCACGTCCGCGCCCTGCTGCAAACGCTGCCGGGTGGTGTCATCCAGCAGCACATTGCGATGCTGGTAGAAAAAACGCCCCCACTGCTGCTGACGTTGAGCCTCCATAGGCCCGCCCACCTGCTGTAGCTCAGGCATCTGGCGCAATTGCTGCCACCACCAGCTCACCGCAGTGTTGTCCGCACCCGGCGGCGGGCTGACCAACCACATCAGTTGCCGATCGAGCCGACGGCTGAAACCTTCGGCCAGTTCATCCGGCACGCCCACCAGTTGCTGCTTCGGTAATAACGCCAATACGCTGCTGTTGATCTGGCTGCGTGGCAACAGCCAGCACAGTGCCGCCAACAGCAACAGGCAAATCGCCAGCCAGCCAAACGCCAGCCGCCGGTGCAGTTCAGGATGCAAAACGCTGTTGCTCCTCGGCGGTTAGCGTCTGTGGTGCCGTACGCTGGTTAAAGAAGCGGATATGGGTAGCGTCACTTTGCATATCATCAATATCAATGGTTTCCAGGAACTGTTCGCCGTTGAGGGTGATGCGCTTGAACAGTTTGTCGAGCGGCGTGGTTTTTGGTGTCAGCACCAGCCGCCATTGGTTATTACCCAAGTCGCTGAACTGCAAAGAAAAGTTTTGCTCCAGTGCCTGGCTGTCGGCGTGGAATAATGCGGTCAGCAAGTGGTTGAACTGGAACATCTGCGGATTGTTTTCTGCCGTCACCACCTGCGGCGGCTGACCGG is part of the Serratia quinivorans genome and encodes:
- a CDS encoding lipoprotein chaperone, yielding MKYGLLFLITFFSLSVQAVTLPELQQRFSQQPVLRAEFEQQRSISGMAKPLKSSGELLISQQKGLWWAQQKPFPLTLLLDDKRMVQTLAGQPPQVVTAENNPQMFQFNHLLTALFHADSQALEQNFSLQFSDLGNNQWRLVLTPKTTPLDKLFKRITLNGEQFLETIDIDDMQSDATHIRFFNQRTAPQTLTAEEQQRFAS